From Meles meles chromosome 5, mMelMel3.1 paternal haplotype, whole genome shotgun sequence, one genomic window encodes:
- the LOC123942027 gene encoding trace amine-associated receptor 4 encodes MNSPDLWNPPEVQFCFALVNNSCPRNERSALSACTMYIVMIGAIVMTMLGNLVVIISIAHFKQLQSPTNFLILSMATTDFLLSCVVMPFSMVRSIESCWYFGDLFCKVHSCCDIMLCTTSIFHLCFISVDRYYAVCDPLRYVTKITIPVIEVFLVISWSIPIFFAFGLVFSEFNIIGAEDFVAAIDCTGLCVLLFNKLWGVLASFIAFFLPGTVMVGIYVHIFTVARKHARQIGMGPTRKQGGSESKMKVSSKKESKATKTLSIVMGVFVLCWLPFFVLTITDPFINFTTPEDLYNAFLWLGYFNSTFNPIIYGMFYPWFRKALRMIVTGTIFQPDSSTLNLFPADA; translated from the coding sequence ATGAATTCACCTGATCTTTGGAACCCTCCAGAAGTacaattttgctttgctttggtcAACAACTCATGCCCTAGAAATGAGAGGTCTGCGTTGAGTGCCTGTACCATGTACATTGTCATGATTGGTGCTATAGTGATGACCATGTTGGGCAACCTGGTTGTGATCATTTCCATCGCCCACTTCAAGCAGCTCCAGTCCCCAACCAACTTCCTGATCCTCTCCATGGCCACCACAGACTTTTTGTTGAGCTGTGTGGTCATGCCTTTCAGTATGGTCAGGTCCATTGAGTCCTGCTGGTATTTTGGGGACCTTTTTTGCAAAGTCCACAGCTGCTGTGACATCATGCTGTGTACCACGTCTATTTTTCACCTCTGCTTCATCTCTGTGGACCGCTACTATGCTGTCTGTGACCCTTTGCGTTATGTCACCAAAATTACCATCCCTGTAATAGAGGTCTTTCTGGTCATCAGTTGGTCCATCCCCATCTTTTTTGCCTTTGGCCTGGTATTCTCAGAGTTCAACATAATTGGTGCAGAAGACTTTGTTGCAGCCATTGACTGTACAGGTTTGTGTGTATTGCTATTTAACAAGCTCTGGGGGGTGCTGGCCTCCTTTATAGCCTTTTTTCTCCCTGGGACTGTAATGGTGGGGATTTACGTACACATTTTCACGGTAGCTAGGAAGCATGCGAGGCAAATTGGCATGGGTCCTACCAGGAAACAGGGAGGGtcagaaagcaaaatgaaagtatcatccaaaaaagaaagcaaggccACCAAGACTTTAAGCATAGTCATGGGAGTGTTTGTGCTATGCTGGCTGCCCTTTTTTGTCTTGACGATCACAGACCCTTTCATTAATTTTACAACTCCTGAAGATTTATACAATGCCTTCCTCTGGCTGGGTTATTTCAATTCCACTTTCAATCCTATTATATACGGTATGTTTTATCCCTGGTTTCGCAAGGCTTTGAGGATGATTGTCACGGGAACCATCTTCCAGCCTGACTCTTCCACCCTAAACCTATTTCCTGCAGATGCTTAG
- the TAAR5 gene encoding trace amine-associated receptor 5, with translation MSAVLIQAAEEHSTTFCYQVNGSCPRTIHPLDIRLAIYLACALGMVITVLGNLFVVFAVSYFKVLRSPTNFLLLSLALADMFLGLLVLPLSTVRSVESCWYFGDFLCRLHTYLDTLFCLTSIFHLCFISIDRHCAICEPLIYPSKFTVRVAVRYILAGWGIPAVYTAFFLYTDVVENVLSQWLEEMPCVGSCQLLFNKFWGWLNFPMFFFPCLIMISLYVKIFVVATRQAQQINTLSKNLAGATKRERKAAKTLGIAVGIYLLCWLPFTIDTLVDSLLNFITPPLIFDIFIWLAYFNSACNPIIYVFSYRWFRKALKLCLNREIFSSRTRTIDLYQE, from the coding sequence ATGAGCGCTGTCCTCATCCAAGCTGCTGAAGAACACTCGACAACATTCTGCTACCAGGTGAATGGGTCTTGCCCCAGGACAATCCATCCTCTGGACATTCGGTTGGCCATCTACCTGGCCTGTGCATTAGGCATGGTGATTACGGTCCTAGGAAATTTGTTTGTAGTGTTTGCTGTGTCCTACTTCAAAGTGCTTCGCTCTCCCACCAACTTCTTGCTGCTTTCCCTGGCCCTGGCTGATATGTTTCTGGGTCTGCTAGTGCTGCCCCTCAGCACCGTTCGCTCAGTAGAGAGCTGCTGGTACTTTGGAGACTTCCTCTGCCGCCTGCATACCTACTTGGACACCCTCTTCTGCCTCACCTCCATCTTCCATCTCTGTTTCATTTCCATTGACCGCCATTGTGCCATCTGCGAGCCCCTGATCTATCCCTCCAAGTTCACGGTCAGGGTGGCTGTCAGGTACATCCTGGCAGGGTGGGGGATCCCAGCAGTTTACACTGCCTTCTTCCTCTACACAGATGTGGTAGAGAATGTGCTCAGTCAGTGGCTGGAAGAGATGCCTTGTGTTGGCAGTTGCCAACTGCTATTCAATAAGTTTTGGGGCTGGCTAAACTTTCCTATGTTCTTTTTCCCCTGCCTCATCATGATCAGCTTGTATGTGAAGATTTTTGTGGTTGCCACAAGGCAGGCTCAACAGATCAACACCTTGAGCAAAAACCTGGCTGGGGCTACCAAACGTGAAAGAAAAGCTGCCAAGACTCTGGGCATCGCTGTGGGGATATACCTCTTGTGTTGGCTTCCCTTTACCATTGACACGCTGGTTGACAGCCTTCTTAACTTCATTACACCGCCACTGATCTTTGACATCTTTATCTGGTTGGCCTACTTCAACTCAGCCTGCAACCCTATCATCTATGTTTTTTCCTACCGATGGTTCAGAAAGGCACTGAAACTCTGCCTGAATCGGGAGATCTTCTCATCTCGGACACGCACTATTGATTTGTACCAAGAATGA